Proteins encoded by one window of Salvia splendens isolate huo1 chromosome 7, SspV2, whole genome shotgun sequence:
- the LOC121741097 gene encoding pelargonidin 3-O-(6-caffeoylglucoside) 5-O-(6-O-malonylglucoside) 4'''-malonyltransferase-like → MRANVVRRKLIKPSSPTPRNLKNYKISCIDELAPSTNIGVVLFYPSKPHRITQKLEESLQNILPQFYVLAGRYIKTDHSINCSDEGAEFVEAEAPDVELANIVGTSEQLNDLLPRRSHQMDGESDPLLSVQITDLKCGGLVIGVSVSHRIFDTCSLSTFISAWSSASTSSGESISAVAIPTFYESTALFPGRNWSKVECSRMEGNHGIVCRRFCFDKEGIDRVRSKLRVKDGGGMVSKVVVVSAVIAKALIGRSGEGCYISHAVNMRGRRVPPLQKHVCGNIVLQAVSSCAAEAEMGIQGLVDLMEEAIGKAIAKCGRIGFGSATLKPVANALPGVGATTLWFSDWSKFGFCEADFGWGKPVWVGVAPMHAQDTTILMGKGDGDGIEAWLHLSKDDMKVFEQNQDITFFAT, encoded by the coding sequence ATGAGAGCAAACGTAGTAAGAAGAAAATTGATCAAACCATCTTCCCCAACTCCACGAAACCTCAAAAACTACAAAATCTCTTGCATAGATGAGCTTGCTCCATCCACCAACATCGGCGTCGTTTTATTCTATCCATCAAAACCACACCGAATAACTCAAAAACTCGAAGAATCTCTGCAAAATATCCTCCCACAATTCTACGTCCTTGCTGGAAGATACATAAAGACCGATCACTCCATCAACTGCAGCGACGAGGGTGCCGAGTTTGTGGAAGCAGAAGCCCCCGATGTGGAGCTGGCCAACATTGTTGGGACAAGTGAACAACTGAACGATCTCCTTCCACGCCGATCTCACCAAATGGATGGAGAATCGGATCCACTGCTGTCGGTTCAGATCACAGATCTGAAATGCGGTGGATTGGTGATTGGCGTCAGCGTCTCGCACAGGATATTCGACACTTGCTCACTCTCGACGTTCATTTCTGCCTGGTCGAGTGCCTCCACCAGTTCAGGTGAGAGCATCAGTGCTGTTGCTATCCCAACTTTTTATGAATCTACGGCGCTTTTCCCTGGCAGGAATTGGTCTAAAGTGGAATGTTCTAGAATGGAGGGAAATCATGGGATTGTGTGTAGAAGGTTTTGCTTCGACAAGGAAGGTATAGACAGGGTTAGGTCGAAGTTAAGGGTTAAAGACGGGGGAGGGATGGTTTcgaaggtggtggtggtgtcTGCTGTGATAGCGAAAGCACTGATTGGCCGATCCGGAGAGGGTTGTTACATCAGCCATGCAGTTAACATGAGGGGGAGAAGAGTGCCACCTCTGCAGAAACATGTGTGTGGTAATATTGTGTTGCAGGCGGTTAGCAGCTGCGCTGCGGAGGCAGAGATGGGGATTCAGGGACTGGTGGATCTGATGGAGGAGGCTATTGGGAAGGCTATAGCAAAGTGTGGTCGGATTGGTTTTGGCAGTGCCACTCTGAAACCGGTGGCGAATGCACTTCCCGGAGTTGGTGCTACGACTCTGTGGTTTAGCGATTGGAGTAAGTTTGGATTCTGTGAAGCTGACTTCGGATGGGGGAAGCCGGTTTGGGTCGGCGTCGCTCCAATGCACGCTCAAGACACGACAATTCTGATGGGGAAAGGAGATGGGGATGGGATTGAGGCGTGGCTGCATTTAAGCAAGGATGATATGAAAGTGTTTGAGCAAAATCAAGATATTACATTTTTTGCAACCTAA